Within Winogradskyella helgolandensis, the genomic segment TTTAGATATTAGCGTTATTGAAAGCCCTGTAATTAATACAGAGCTACATTTTATAGATGCCTGTGATACAGATTTGGATGGTTATGCCAATTTTGATTTAACATCAATTATACCTGAAGTACTGGAAGGTTTGACTGATGTGACAGTAACTTTTCATATCTCTCCTGAAGATGCACTTTCAGGATTAAACCCAATAGCAGATGATACGAATTATGCCAATATTAATTTTGAAGAACAACTGATATATATTAGAGTAGAAAATGCAACTTCTGGCTGTGGATCTGTAACACCTATTGAGTTACACACCAACCTTTTGTTAACAGCAACTAATATCAGAGATATCTCTGTATGTGATGCTGGTGATGATAATACAGAAGATTTCGATTTTGAAAATATTGCAATAGGTATCATTAACGAATTACCTGATGTAGAAATTGTATTTTACGAAACTGAAACTGATAGAGACAATGGAACAAACCCTATTGATCCCTTATCTCCTTATAGCTCTACGAGTAATCCACAAACCATTTATATCACTTTAGAAAACCCAACGTGTAACGAGGTTGCTGAATTCGATTTGGTACTAAATCCTATAATTCAGTTTGAATCGATCGTAAGTTTAACGGTTTGTGATGAAGATCAAGATGGTTTTACAACCACCAATTTATCATCTTTAAATAGTGATGTAACTAATGGAGAAGAAGGATTCGCTGTCAAATATTTCTTAACAGAACAAGATGCTATTGACAACACCAATCCGCTTCCTAACTCGTATGCAAATACAACAAACCCATTTACATTATTTCCAAGAATTACATTTTCTGAAACGGGTTGTTACGACTATAATTCATTTGAAGTTACCGTTTTACCAGCACCAGAAAGTGAAAAACCAGAAGATATTATAATATGTGATGCCGATAGAGACGGTTTCTCACCTATTAATTTAAATTATAGTATTCCTAACTCTATTTTGGCAACACCAAACAGAAGTGTTAGTTTTCATAATAGTTTAGCTGATGCGCGCTCTGATGAAAACGAAATTACCAGCACATCTAATTATGCCGCTCAAACAGAAACTGTTTACATGCGTGTTGAGAACAGTACAACCGGTTGTTATGCTATTGAAGAATTAGATATTATTGTAAATACCTTACCTTACGTTGGCGACCTCTCTAACTATGTTCAGCAATATACGTTTTGTGAAGATGTGACAGATGGCATTGGTCAATTTGTTTTTGAAAACAAGGATAGTGAAGCTTTAGACGGCCAAACAGGTAAAGAAGTTAGTTACTATCTTAACGCAACTGATGCTGAAAATAAGACTAACCCTATCGACAAAACAAGTGTTTATGAGAATATTTCTAACCCACAACAAATCCATGTTAGAATAGAAAATCTTACTGACGAATCTTGTTATACCACGTCATCTTTTGCTGTTGAAGTCGGTACAAATCCAACATACAATGAGCCTACAAATTGGTTTGTTTGTGATGATATTTCAAACGACGGTTCAGAGCTTTTTGATTTTTCTAGGGTAGTTGATGAAGTCACTGCTGGCATTCCAGATATACAAACGGTAAAATTCTATACTTCAGAAAGTGATGCTATCAATAGCACAAATGAAATACCTCTAGAATTTAGTAACACCGTAAATCCACAACAAATTTTTGTACAGATAGATAATGGTACCATTTGCCAATCTATTACATCATTTGTTGTTAACGTAATTGCAGTACCAGATGTCACACTTCCGGAACCAATTATAGCATGTGATGATGACACCGATGGTACGCTTCAATTTGATTTAACAGTTAAAGAGGCCAACATTACAGATGTTAGACAACAGAATATCATCATTGAATATTTTGCTAATTATGAAGATTCTGAAGCAGGTATAAACTCAATTTCAAATCCTGAAAATTATACGAACACTTCAAATCCTCAGACGGTTTATATGAAAGTGACCAACACAGTGTCTAACTGTTATGCCGCACTTCCTATAGAATTAATAGTAAACCAACCTCCTATTATTAATGATTTTGAAGATTATGAAATATGTGCAAATGAATCTAACATCTTAGATTTAACAGAAATCAACGAAATAGCAACTGATAATACTTACAATGTTTTATATAGTTATTTCTCTAATGAGGCAGATGCAATAGCTAATACAAATGCGTTAGATACGAATTACACATACCAAAGCAATTATGACACCTTATTTGTAAGAACGGAATACAGCACCACACATTGTTCTACATATTATGAATTTAATTTAAAAGTTAATCCATTACCAATAGCTAATCAACCTAATGATTTAGAGGCCTGTGACGATGATTTTGATGGTCTCTTAGACTTTGATTTATCCCAACAAGATGCAAGCATTTTAGGGGGTCAAAATCCTAATAATTTTACGGTATCGTATCATAACACAGTACTTCAAGCTAATGAAAACAATACTGCTTTAGAAACTGATTATATGGCTTTTGATAGCGAAGTAATCTATGTTCGTGTAGAAAATAACAACACAGGGTGTTATGCTGTAACGTCTTTTAACGTTGTTATAAACCCGATTCCAGTCGTTGATGTTGGAGACCAAGTTATTTGTATCGATAATATGCCTCTACTCGTTTCTGCTAACACTAACTATGCAACAGATACCTATATATGGTCAACTGGTGAAACAACTCCTGAAATTGACATTACTGAAGTAGGAAATTATTGGGTAAAGGTTACCACTGCATCTGGTTGTGAAAACACAAGTTATTTTGGTGTTACTGAATCAGAAACAGCGACTATAGAAACTACAGAAGTTGTAGATTTCTCAGACCCAAACAATATTACAGTTACTATTAGTGGTATTGGTAATTACCTTTATCAGTTAGATGATTTTGAACCTCAAGACTCTAATGTATTTCAAAATGTAGCCATGGGTTACCACACGGTTACAATCATAGATTTAAATGGTTGTGCTAATGTAACTAAAGAAGTATTAGTTGTTGATATTCCTAAATTCTTTACACCTAATAATGATGGTGATTTTGATACTTGGCATATTGTAGGTATTGAAACATTACCAGGAACTGTAATTAATATTTTTGACCGCTACGGTAAACATATTAAACAGTTAACTTCTAGTTCTCCTGGTTGGGATGGTTATTACAATGGTCATATACTACCAACAAGTGACTTTTGGTTTACTGCTGACGTAAAACGTGGTTCAATAGCTTTTGAAGTTAAAGGTCACTTTACATTAAAACATTAAACTCAATCATAGTTTATAACAATCCCCTTACTTCTCGGTAAGGGGATTTTTTATATTTAGGACCTACCGATTGTGTATTTTATTTACAAAAAAAATAACGGTATTTATTAAATCTGATTCAGAAGAACAAACAGGTCTAGATTAAAACGCATTCAACTTTCCGAAAGTGACGTCTTAACGGTTAAACTATGTTATTTCCTCAGATCTAGTTTCAAGTATTTAATTTTTTCTATATTTATCAAAAAAAGATAACTAGCACTTTCTGTTATTGCTTTGATTCTAATCTAATGAAAAAGAAAAGTACACTGCTATTTCTCATACTTTTCGTGCAGATATATTTCTCATATGCACAGCAAATAACCACGACTAATACAGAACAACCAAATGAGCTTATTCAAAATCTAGTTGGCAGCGACTGTGTTACTGTAAGCAACGTTTCCTCACCAATAAATGGTAGTATCAATAACGTAATTAGTTATGGTACGTTCGATAAAAGTACTTCTAACTTCCCATTAAATAATGGTATCCTACTTTCTACTGGTCGCGTAAGTTCTGCTGGAAATTCTTTCAACGCTCAAAACCTAAATGATGGTAATATAGATTGGCTTACTGATCCTGATATCCTCAATGTACTTGGTATAGACCAAACGCTTAATGCCACTACTATTGAATTCGATTTTTCATCTGCTAATAGTTTTGTGTCTTTTAATTACCTATTTGCTTCAGATGAATACCAACAAGATTACCCTTGTAACTTTAAAGATGTTTTTGCTATATTAATAAAGCAAGTAGGAACAACAGATCCTTATGTTAATATTGCTGTCGTTCCTGAAACGACAACAGAAATTAGCACCAATACCGTTCACCCAAACATCACAGGCTTTTGCGAGGCTCAAAATGAAGAATATTTTCAAGGATACAACAATGGTGACACTAACTTTAATGGTCGTACAGAAGTATTAACGGCTAGAACAGATATTATTCCTAATACAACCTACCATATAAAATTAGTTATTGCAGATCATATTGATCAAAGATTTGATTCTGCCGTATTTATTGAAGCAGAAGGTTTTGGAAATTCTATCAATCTTGGACCAGATCAAAGTATTTGTGGTAGTGACCTCACTTTAGATGCCGAAATTGATACTGCTACCGCAACTTATGCTTGGTATTTAAATGGTAATCCAATTCTTGGAGAAAATAATTCAACTTTAGATGTTACTGAATCTGGAACATATGACGTTGAAATCTCTATTCCTTCAAATAGTGGTAATTGCATTTTGAGTGACTCAATCGAAATAGAAATTATTCCGTTTCAGGATGCCTCACCTATTGATACCATTAATATCTGTGATGCTGCCCCAAGTGATGGTGTACATCAGTTTGATTTCACAGAAAAAGATGATGAAATTTATGCGTCGCTACCTTCAACAAACTATATAATTACGTATCACCTGAGTGAAGATGATGCAGAAAACAATATTAACCCAATTACAGGTATTTATGAAAACACCGCTCCAATAGAAACTATTTTTGTTAGAATTGAAAGCCTAAATGGTGATTGTCTTCAGTTGGGACGTTTTGAGATTAATGTAAAAGATTCTCCTAACACATTAGAATTTACAATTGAAGTTTGTAACGGCGTCATTTTTGAATCTACATTTACCGAGTTGAGTGCTCTTGATAGGACTGTTTCAAATTACGAATTTGACACCACAGTGACCTATTACTTAACAGAAAATGATGCTATAAATGCTGAAAATGAAATTAGTGACTTTCCTGATTTAGAACAAGAACCACCTAGATTTTTTGCAAGAGTAGAAAGCCTTTTTTACGATTGTGCATCGGTAGTTCCTGTTAATTTCTCTTATGTAATACCACCCGATATAGACAGTACTATAATTAATCTATGTATAGACCCAATGTATAGCGAACCTAGTGGTTCTGATACTATTGATTATAACAACTTAACATTAACTTATAATGTAGATGACTTAATTAGTGATTTTGAAGCACAATACCCAGATCTTATAGTAGAAATGAATTTGGTTATACTTCCCCATCCAGATTACCCAATCATTCACTTTTCTACTCCGTCTTTTGTATTGCCTATAAGGGTAAAATTTCCTGATGACTATTGTTACAGTTCTACGTCTGTTGTGATTCATAAAAATTTGGTCTATAATCTTTTTGGACGAGATAAAAATATTACGGAATGTGATGATGCTTCTAATGATGGCTTTATAGATATAAACCTCGCTGAATTA encodes:
- a CDS encoding T9SS type B sorting domain-containing protein gives rise to the protein MTYLNRSLCLFIGLICTISFAQQVTVDNSVSPQDLIQNTLIQGCVEVSNINSPSNGSSIGIGSYGYFERASSDFPFENGIVLTTGNATSAGNGQNNDILNEGDATWLTDSDLEATLGISGTVNATSIEFEFISISNQIQFNYILASEEYFGNFPCDYSDGFAFLIKEAGTSDPYTNIALIPGTSTPVNTQTVHDEIVGFCPASNGEYFEGYNLGDTNYNGRTAVLSATATIQPNVQYQIKLVIADQNDQNYDSAVFIEGNSFDASVDLGEDFSTCASSVALDGNIDNPNAVYSWYFNNSQIPTANGSTLTALESGNYRVEIQLPLAGSSCIIEDDIEVTLSSTQTSDPISDYQLCDDLSGDGIETFDLSTKDAEVIASVPSSSYTISYHYDNTDAINNSNAITSPIQNTSNPQSIHVRIEDTVNGCLAFSTFNLVVNALPIISNPTELEVCNDGSADGRVAMNLNAYKDTEITLSQPNLVVSYHSSAADATAGINAYSMPYTNTNATEQVFVSVKNTETGCISTTTLDISVIESPVINTELHFIDACDTDLDGYANFDLTSIIPEVLEGLTDVTVTFHISPEDALSGLNPIADDTNYANINFEEQLIYIRVENATSGCGSVTPIELHTNLLLTATNIRDISVCDAGDDNTEDFDFENIAIGIINELPDVEIVFYETETDRDNGTNPIDPLSPYSSTSNPQTIYITLENPTCNEVAEFDLVLNPIIQFESIVSLTVCDEDQDGFTTTNLSSLNSDVTNGEEGFAVKYFLTEQDAIDNTNPLPNSYANTTNPFTLFPRITFSETGCYDYNSFEVTVLPAPESEKPEDIIICDADRDGFSPINLNYSIPNSILATPNRSVSFHNSLADARSDENEITSTSNYAAQTETVYMRVENSTTGCYAIEELDIIVNTLPYVGDLSNYVQQYTFCEDVTDGIGQFVFENKDSEALDGQTGKEVSYYLNATDAENKTNPIDKTSVYENISNPQQIHVRIENLTDESCYTTSSFAVEVGTNPTYNEPTNWFVCDDISNDGSELFDFSRVVDEVTAGIPDIQTVKFYTSESDAINSTNEIPLEFSNTVNPQQIFVQIDNGTICQSITSFVVNVIAVPDVTLPEPIIACDDDTDGTLQFDLTVKEANITDVRQQNIIIEYFANYEDSEAGINSISNPENYTNTSNPQTVYMKVTNTVSNCYAALPIELIVNQPPIINDFEDYEICANESNILDLTEINEIATDNTYNVLYSYFSNEADAIANTNALDTNYTYQSNYDTLFVRTEYSTTHCSTYYEFNLKVNPLPIANQPNDLEACDDDFDGLLDFDLSQQDASILGGQNPNNFTVSYHNTVLQANENNTALETDYMAFDSEVIYVRVENNNTGCYAVTSFNVVINPIPVVDVGDQVICIDNMPLLVSANTNYATDTYIWSTGETTPEIDITEVGNYWVKVTTASGCENTSYFGVTESETATIETTEVVDFSDPNNITVTISGIGNYLYQLDDFEPQDSNVFQNVAMGYHTVTIIDLNGCANVTKEVLVVDIPKFFTPNNDGDFDTWHIVGIETLPGTVINIFDRYGKHIKQLTSSSPGWDGYYNGHILPTSDFWFTADVKRGSIAFEVKGHFTLKH